The DNA region GGGGCCGCCTTCGAGAAAAAGCGGATTGCGGATCACGAACCAGTCCGGTTCGGTTGCGACGACCAGCGACGTTGGGCTAGTGGTGCTGCCTACACGGATTCCCCCGCCCACGAAGCAAAGGGCGGACGCATGCCGGACGCCGTCGACCCCGCGAATCCGCTTCACATCCTGCTCCTCAAGGTAGCTGATGCCGAGGAGGCCCGGGTTCACCATCGTGTCTTCCTCGAAGTGGCCGGGAAGCACAAAGAGCAGGTCCACCCCAAACTCGCCGATCTCCCGCCCCACGTCGTCCTTCACGCCTGCGGCGATGCTCATGAGGAGCACGATCGCCAAGGAGCCCACGGTAATCCCGAGGGCGCTGAGCAGGGCGCGTTGACGCTGCTCGACAAGGCTTCGCATGGCCGCGGACAAGGCTCGGAGAAAGAGGGCCACGCCCATTCTAACGAAGGCGGGTCTCATGTCGTTTCCGGCACGAGGTCCGGGAACCAACGTGCGGGGTCAGGCAGTCTAAACTCCACGTGATGAAGCTGAATCGAGCAATGCTGGCGGGATTGAGCTGCTTGGTGGCGGGCCAGGCGCTTGCGCAAGCGGACGCGCTGGTGCAAAACGGGCTCACCTGGCTGCGCACGCAGCCCAGCGTGTGGATCCGCGTGGACGGCGTGGACGACTATATCCAGTCGCACAGCTTTACCACAGACACCTTTTGGTACCAGACCGTTCAGCCCAGCGGACCGCTGATCAAGCTGGAATCGACCGAGTATCGAGACGGCAGGCTGATCCGCAGGATCGTCGGCGACGGCAACACGCTCTGGGCGTTCGATCCGCTTCGAAACGAGTATTCGGCGAAGGTGTATGGATCGCTCACGGGGGGGCAAAACCAGAACCTGCTCCGTGACCTGCTCACCGGATTCGGCTCTCACGCCACTGGAAACCTCGCCTCATCAGCCAGGCTCGTCCGTGAAACCTATGGCGGCGGCGCAGCGCTGTTCCGGCCCTGGGTCATCGGCTCGCAAAGCTGGGCGCTGATGGACCCTCAGTTCATGAACGACCCGATCGTGGGTACCAAGTGGACCTATCGCGCTTCTCCGGCCAGGCAGTTCGCGGTCTACTACGTCGCAGGGCCTCCGGCAAAGTCGCTCTCGTTCCAGTTCGACCAAAACTCAAAGTCTGGGGCATGGGAGCTTACGAACGTGTATGGCGCTGAGTCGAGCACGGTCGCTGGAAAAGACCGCCTCGTCTACTGGCACATGACGATCACGCCTGTTCTGCCGGCGACCGCGAACTTCGAGTTTGTGCCCCCGGCGAACGCGCGGCCAGTGGTTCGGTCCGGCGGGTAGGGCTTACTTCCCGACGGCCCGGCGAATCGCGTCGTCGAGTTCCTTTTCCTCTCCGGGGTGGCCTTTCCAGATCATATTGCCGGCCTTGTCGATGACGAAAGCCTGTGGGATCGCCTCGACCTTGAAGGCGGCAAACGCTTTGCCGTCCGGGTCCAAGTAGATGCCGTAGCCGTGCGGGTCGGCCCTTTCGAACTCCTCGACCGTGGCCCGCGCCTCTTTGGTGACGGCGACCACTTCGAGCCCATCTTTGCCGTACTTGCCCTGCATCTTGCGAATGATCGGTGTGACCTCTTTGCAGGGCCCGCACCAGGTCGCCCAGAACTCCAGCAACACGGCCTTCTCCTTGAAGTCGGTGAGCCTTACGATGCCCTTGGTGGCGGAGAGACCCTCGATCTGGACGTCCGGTGGTGGGCCCGCGCAGCCACAGCCCTCCAAAGCGGCGACGCAAAGCACGACGGAGAAGAGTGCGAGCAGGCGTTTCATCTTTAGCTTCCTTGAGGCACGAAGTGGCCGATCCAGGGCCCGAACGATTGGGGCGAACGGGTTTGTACATATAAGACGCCGGGACCGGTGAAATCCGCAACAAAACCCTCGCCGGAAGTGAACGATCCGAACAAACTGCGCGTGGCCGTTCGCACACGGTACTGCATGTGCTCCTCAAACGCCACGATGTGGCCGGTATCCACCACATACGGCTGGCCGTGCTCGAGCCGGATGCCATGGACCGCCCCAAATGCGCCCAGAAAGAGCTGCCCGTGGCCTGTGATGCGCATGATGAAGAGGCCTTCGCCGGCAAAGAGAGACTGGCCGCTCATGCGGGTCTCCAGCGTGAGCGATGTGTCTCCAGCAAGGTAGCAGCCGCTGGTAACCATGAAGCCATTTCCCTGGAGAGTCAACGGAAGGATATCGCCGATGGCTGCGGGTGCGAGGAGGACCTCGCCTGGCCCGTGGGAGGCGGTAAAGGTGGTCTGGAAGGCGCTTTCGCCCCCGAGGAGCCGTCCCAGGGCTTTGCCTAGGCCTCCGTGCATCTTGGAGTCGAGGGTGATGCTCGGGCTCATGCTGACCATGGCTCCGGCTTCGGCGCGGATGCTGTCGCCGGGCTCCATGAGCAGCCGGAGGCAGGAGAAAACGGGTTGGTAGAGGATTTCGTGGCGCATGGTTCTACTTTGGGATACGGAGCACTAGGTTGGCAGGTTTTCTGATGCGAAGGGCGAAGGGGCATTGGGGTGTTGAATTCCAAGACGCATGGCCGTGAGCCCTTGATGCGGGGCAATCGCTTAGCCCATCACGCCTTCATCTCCTCATCTCCCCGCCCCTCCCCAAGGTATCCTTTCCCCTTGTCTGAGATTGCGGCGGAGCCTGAAAGTCAGAGCCTGCCACGCGAAAATGGAGCCAAAGTCGTCTGGGAGCTCGCGTGGCCTGTGGTTGCGCTCAACGTCCTTCAGACCATCAATGCCCTCTTGGATGTCGGCTTCGTCGGGCACCTGAACCAGGAGAGCCTTACCGCCTACGGCGCGGCCACCCCGGTCAATTTCACCCTGTTTACGCTGGCGATCTCCATAGCGGTCGGCACGACGGCCCTGGTGAGCCGAGCCTTCGGCGCCCAGCAGGTCGAGGAGTTCCGCATGGCCGCCAAGCAGGCGGTCTCGATCGGGTTGTTGGTGGGGGTGGCGCTTGGGCTGCTGGCGATGGTGCTGACCCGCCCGCTCGCGGGGCCGCTGCTCCCCGATGGGGCTTCGGCTGCGGTCCCTTACTTCGCGAACTACCTGTTTGTTTTTGCATTTAGTTTGCCCGCGACGGTGGTCATCCAGACGCTGGCGGCCTCGCTGCGAGGGATTGGCGACACGAAGAGCCCGATGGCGATCAGCGGCATCCAGATCGTGCTGCACATCTGCTTGAACTTCATCTTCATCTTTCCTCAGCACAACCTGCCGGGCGGAATGGTGCTGCCTGGGTTCGGTTTGGGCCTGACCGGTTCGGCGCTGGCGCTGACCGTCAGCGGCTGGCTAGCGGCGATTGGGTATTTGGCTTATTCAGGAAAGACACCGCTCACCGAAGTGTGGAAGTTCGTGCGGCCCACTTGGCACTGGTTTGCCCGGTTGATGCGCATTTCGCTTCCTGCCGCGCTGATGGGGATGTTGAGAGTGCTTTCGTTCGGGCTCTTTCAGGTCATCCTGACCAAGTCCGCCGAGGGCGCAATCGCCGTCCCGGCGATGAGGCCGGGGTTCGCGATCGAGAGCATCATGTTCATGCCGCCGTTCGCGATGTCGGCGGCTGCGGCCGCGCTGGTGGGGCAGAGCCTGGGAATGAAGCGGCCGGACCGTGCCGAGCACCTCGGCTGGGTTGCCGGCCATATGGGGGCGATCATCACCGTCTGCCTGTCGATCCCGGTCTTCATCTTTGCGCCGCAGATCGCCGGCGTGTTGATCGAAGGAAAGCCTGAGGTTGTGGCGGAAACGGCAAGGCTGCTTCGGTTCCTGGCGGTTACGGAGATTGGGTTCGCCTACGCGATGGTCATGCTCGGCGCAATGCAGGGCGCGGGCGATACGGTGCGGCCCCTCTGGATTACGGTCGTGTCGCTTTGGGGTGCGCGGGTTCCGCTGACCTGGCTGCTGGTACACGGTTGGGCAAGCATGCCGATCTTTGGGCCGATGATCGGGACTGGATTCGGAACCACGGGCGCGTGGATCGCGATGAGCTTCACCCAACTCCTGCAGGGCGGGCTGTCGATCATGGCGTTCAAACAGGGCAAGTGGAAAACGACGAAGGTGTAGCCGCCGAATAGGCCCAGCTACAGCCCGTGCCCCGATGCACCGGTAGCCACACCCCGCACCCTGCGCCCGAGCGGCCCCAGGTACCCTGAGTCCAAACCCAAGAGGTTCCAATATCCATGCAAGACGTCGTCATTCTCTCCGGCATCCGCACCCCGATCGGCGCTTTCGCAGGCGCGCTTTCGTCCTTCACCGCCCCGCAGCTCGGATCGATGGCCATCAAGGCCGCCATCGAGAAGGCCGGCATCACGAACGAGGACGTAGAAGAAGTGCTCTTCGGACACGTACTCCAGGGCGGCGTCGGCCAGGCTCCGGCACGTCAGGCAGCCATTGGCG from Armatimonadota bacterium includes:
- a CDS encoding TlpA family protein disulfide reductase, with product MKRLLALFSVVLCVAALEGCGCAGPPPDVQIEGLSATKGIVRLTDFKEKAVLLEFWATWCGPCKEVTPIIRKMQGKYGKDGLEVVAVTKEARATVEEFERADPHGYGIYLDPDGKAFAAFKVEAIPQAFVIDKAGNMIWKGHPGEEKELDDAIRRAVGK
- a CDS encoding MATE family efflux transporter, with amino-acid sequence MSEIAAEPESQSLPRENGAKVVWELAWPVVALNVLQTINALLDVGFVGHLNQESLTAYGAATPVNFTLFTLAISIAVGTTALVSRAFGAQQVEEFRMAAKQAVSIGLLVGVALGLLAMVLTRPLAGPLLPDGASAAVPYFANYLFVFAFSLPATVVIQTLAASLRGIGDTKSPMAISGIQIVLHICLNFIFIFPQHNLPGGMVLPGFGLGLTGSALALTVSGWLAAIGYLAYSGKTPLTEVWKFVRPTWHWFARLMRISLPAALMGMLRVLSFGLFQVILTKSAEGAIAVPAMRPGFAIESIMFMPPFAMSAAAAALVGQSLGMKRPDRAEHLGWVAGHMGAIITVCLSIPVFIFAPQIAGVLIEGKPEVVAETARLLRFLAVTEIGFAYAMVMLGAMQGAGDTVRPLWITVVSLWGARVPLTWLLVHGWASMPIFGPMIGTGFGTTGAWIAMSFTQLLQGGLSIMAFKQGKWKTTKV
- a CDS encoding TIGR00266 family protein yields the protein MRHEILYQPVFSCLRLLMEPGDSIRAEAGAMVSMSPSITLDSKMHGGLGKALGRLLGGESAFQTTFTASHGPGEVLLAPAAIGDILPLTLQGNGFMVTSGCYLAGDTSLTLETRMSGQSLFAGEGLFIMRITGHGQLFLGAFGAVHGIRLEHGQPYVVDTGHIVAFEEHMQYRVRTATRSLFGSFTSGEGFVADFTGPGVLYVQTRSPQSFGPWIGHFVPQGS